The genomic DNA GGGTGGTATCGTTGCCCTGAATGAGGTGGCCTCCCTGGGAGTCGCCCGGGCGATCAGAGAAAGCAACAGCAAGAGGGATGTCCTGGTTGTCGGGTTTGATAATGCAGTACAGGAACTGTCTGATCTGGAGGAAGGAATCATACAGGCTACGGTTGTACAACGGCCCTACAATATGGGCTACCTCTCGGTCAAAGCTGCCGCAGATTATTTGAAGGGGAATGATATTGATCCACTGGTGGACACCGGTTCCGTTCTGATTACAAAGGACAACATGTTTGAAAGGCAGTATCAGGAGCTGCTATTTCCATTTTCAGGCATTAAATAGTCTGGAATAATCAGCAAACAGGAAAATATTAAACATTCTCCGTAATATCCTCAATTTCGCGATTTTGAATTCAGGGTGATAATTTACCTACTACACAAGGAGAATCGCTTTGAGAGAAACAGTCCTCTCCATGAAAAAAATTGACAAGAGATTTACAGGAGTTCATGCCTTAAAGGGTGTGGACTTTGAGCTGAGGGCCGGAGAAATCCATGCTCTTGTCGGTGAAAATGGTGCCGGTAAATCCACTCTTATGAAAGCCCTGACAGGAATCTTTCCCAAAGATTCGGGTGAAATTCATTATCTAGGTAAATTGTATAACCCCCGGGGACCCAAAGAGGCCTTGAGCAGGGGGATCGGAATCATCCATCAGGAACTGCATATGATGGATCATCTCACTGTGGCTCAGAACATCTTCATTGGACGGGAGTCTATGAAGAAAAATCGTTTATTTCTGGATGATAAATTGCAGAATGAACGTACCGTTGAGTTGTTCAAGCGTCTGAATATGGACATTGACCCAACAGAAGTTTTGGGGCGTCTGACCGTCGGTAAACAGCAGATGGTCGAAATAGCCAAAGCGGTCTCCCACAATTTAAAGGTTTTGATTCTGGATGAACCCACCGCGGCTTTGACCGAAACGGAAATCAAGGAACTTTTCACCATCATGAGAGACCTGGCCGGCAAGGGTGTCGGCATGATCTACATTTCACACAGAATGGATGAGATCGGAAAGATCACCAACAGAGTTACCGTTCTCAGAGACGGAGAATATGTCGGTACCGAAGATACCGATAAGCTGATCAAAGAAGACATCATCAATATGATGGTGGGACGGGTCATATATGAGAATCCCAAGGCTCAGAGCAATGTCCCGGCTGATGCCGATGTTGTTTTGAAGGTGAACAGTCTGAATTCCGGCCGTATGGTCAAGGATGTCTCCTTTGAATTAAAAAAGGGCGAGATCCTGGGATTTGCGGGCCTGATGGGTGCGGGTCGAACAGAAACTGCCCGGGCTATTTTCGGGGCAGAAAAGATTGAGACAGGTACCGTGGAAATCAAGGGCAGACCCGTGAGAATCACATCTCCCAGGGATGCCGTGCGTCATGGAATCGGATATCTGTCGGAAGACAGAAAAAAATTCGGCCTGGCGGTGAATCTGGATGTGACGGATAACGCCATCATGGCGTCTTATGACGATTATGAAAAAGGCCTTTTTATTCATAAGAGTCATATTGCAGAGATTACAGAAAGCTATGTTGAGACTCTGAAGATCAAGACCCCCACGGTCTTTCAGCTTTTAAAGAACCTTTCGGGGGGTAATCAGCAGAAAGTCGTTATCGCCAAATGGCTGATCAAGGACTGCGAGATCCTGATCTTCGATGAACCCACAAGAGGTATTGACGTCGGAGCCAAGAGTGAGATC from Oceanispirochaeta sp. includes the following:
- a CDS encoding sugar ABC transporter ATP-binding protein, which encodes MRETVLSMKKIDKRFTGVHALKGVDFELRAGEIHALVGENGAGKSTLMKALTGIFPKDSGEIHYLGKLYNPRGPKEALSRGIGIIHQELHMMDHLTVAQNIFIGRESMKKNRLFLDDKLQNERTVELFKRLNMDIDPTEVLGRLTVGKQQMVEIAKAVSHNLKVLILDEPTAALTETEIKELFTIMRDLAGKGVGMIYISHRMDEIGKITNRVTVLRDGEYVGTEDTDKLIKEDIINMMVGRVIYENPKAQSNVPADADVVLKVNSLNSGRMVKDVSFELKKGEILGFAGLMGAGRTETARAIFGAEKIETGTVEIKGRPVRITSPRDAVRHGIGYLSEDRKKFGLAVNLDVTDNAIMASYDDYEKGLFIHKSHIAEITESYVETLKIKTPTVFQLLKNLSGGNQQKVVIAKWLIKDCEILIFDEPTRGIDVGAKSEIYTLMNELAKAGKSIIMISSELTEILRMSDRIVVMCEGRVTGELDIKDANQEEVMKLATNRAVL